A single genomic interval of Adhaeribacter pallidiroseus harbors:
- a CDS encoding T9SS type A sorting domain-containing protein has translation MLQYANTYEGGSGYYFINNNGSKLIQTKVVIPSSDGHPIRLVDYNNDGWTDVFILRKYTSSYIGNGELYKNQGVDANGLPVFILVKGDFPSVNINDCEWADVDHDGDQDFYLGTTPFGIYLNEGNDSFSEYIPPFVYYDQNQGRLFDFDNDGDLDIYLRGPYASTEGRAIVLINQIIVGPSSLPNQAPQPPTNLLAVQDEKGMHLSWKAATDDLTPSAGLTYDVVLYRNGKAITKAFLDPFTGNRQKLAPGRALSKLTLKNLPVGAYTWKVQTVDAAYRGSAFSMVGDFFFKPEAPLINDTLIYRCGREITLKAIGEKIEWFKDQKLTIKLASGTFQPRVTQVVYVTQTKNNVQSVANKVTITILERPEKPVLDANNRYTYCNPYTGMTLILQAAGENLKWYSDKELQQPINSGTWISVPAEEKKYFVTQTIQNCESLPVEINVGPTPFDARIFQKQDTLFTAEKYGLYYYWYLNRQALPYENKSFLKTKTPGTYKVFIYKDGCYFQSEEFVFTSSQSRVLKEVQVYPNPSSGDVFVKFPKQVSSVEIKVTDALGSQVYQTYQQKSTAALLQVPAKQWKKGFYFLHLMSGQEKVIVKVILK, from the coding sequence CTGCTGCAATACGCTAACACTTATGAAGGCGGCTCAGGTTATTACTTTATAAATAATAATGGCAGCAAACTAATCCAAACTAAAGTTGTGATACCCTCAAGTGATGGACATCCCATCCGGTTAGTAGATTATAATAATGATGGTTGGACAGATGTATTTATTCTGCGTAAATACACCTCTAGCTATATTGGCAATGGCGAACTTTATAAAAATCAGGGAGTAGATGCCAACGGTTTACCAGTTTTTATCTTGGTAAAGGGCGATTTCCCATCAGTGAATATAAATGATTGCGAATGGGCAGACGTTGATCATGATGGAGATCAAGATTTTTATCTGGGCACTACCCCTTTTGGTATTTACCTGAACGAGGGTAATGACTCCTTTTCCGAATACATACCGCCTTTCGTTTACTATGATCAGAACCAAGGCCGATTGTTTGATTTTGACAATGACGGTGACCTGGATATTTACTTGAGAGGGCCTTATGCAAGTACCGAAGGAAGAGCCATAGTATTAATAAATCAAATAATTGTGGGCCCCAGCAGCTTACCTAATCAGGCTCCTCAACCGCCTACTAATCTTTTAGCCGTGCAAGACGAAAAAGGCATGCACCTGAGTTGGAAAGCGGCAACCGACGACCTAACTCCATCCGCGGGCCTAACTTACGATGTTGTTCTTTATCGCAATGGAAAAGCTATTACTAAAGCTTTTCTAGATCCGTTCACGGGTAACCGGCAAAAGCTTGCGCCTGGTCGCGCTCTTTCTAAATTAACCTTAAAAAACTTACCCGTTGGAGCTTATACCTGGAAGGTACAAACAGTAGATGCCGCTTACCGAGGTTCCGCTTTTTCAATGGTTGGAGATTTCTTTTTCAAACCCGAAGCTCCCCTGATTAACGACACGCTTATTTATCGGTGTGGCCGAGAAATTACTTTAAAAGCTATAGGAGAGAAAATTGAATGGTTTAAAGACCAGAAATTAACTATTAAGTTAGCCAGCGGCACTTTCCAACCTCGGGTAACGCAGGTAGTTTACGTAACCCAAACCAAAAACAATGTACAAAGTGTTGCTAATAAAGTAACCATTACCATTTTAGAAAGACCGGAGAAACCAGTGTTAGATGCCAATAATAGATACACGTATTGTAACCCTTATACCGGTATGACCTTAATTTTACAAGCGGCTGGCGAAAATTTAAAATGGTATTCTGATAAAGAACTTCAACAACCGATAAATTCAGGTACCTGGATTTCAGTGCCGGCCGAGGAAAAGAAATATTTTGTCACCCAAACTATTCAAAACTGCGAGAGCTTACCCGTAGAAATAAACGTAGGCCCTACGCCGTTTGATGCCCGCATATTTCAAAAACAGGACACTTTATTTACCGCAGAAAAATATGGCTTATATTATTACTGGTATTTAAATCGGCAAGCGCTGCCTTATGAAAATAAAAGCTTCTTAAAAACGAAAACTCCGGGTACGTATAAAGTATTCATTTACAAAGATGGGTGTTATTTTCAATCCGAAGAGTTTGTTTTTACTAGTTCACAGTCCAGGGTTTTAAAAGAAGTGCAGGTGTATCCCAATCCTTCCTCCGGAGATGTATTTGTAAAGTTCCCCAAGCAAGTAAGTAGCGTAGAAATTAAAGTTACGGATGCTTTGGGCAGTCAGGTTTATCAAACCTACCAACAAAAAAGTACGGCTGCCCTATTACAAGTACCTGCCAAACAATGGAAAAAAGGATTTTACTTCTTACACCTGATGAGTGGTCAGGAAAAAGTAATAGTGAAAGTCATACTAAAATAA